In a genomic window of Glaciimonas sp. PCH181:
- a CDS encoding 3-ketoacyl-ACP reductase gives MSKRIAYVTGGMGGIGTPICTRLCKDGYTVVAGCGPNSTRKDRWLAEMRSKGFDIHASEGNVSDWESTKAAFEKVKAEIGEVDILVNNAGITRDGQFRKMSKSDWDAVIDTNLNSLFNVTKQVIDGMADRGFGRIINISSVNGQKGQFGQTNYSTAKAGIHGFTMALAQEVATKGVTVNTVSPGYVGTDMVRSIRPEVLEKIISGIPVKRLGEPEEIASIIAWIASEEGGYATGSDFSLNGGLHMG, from the coding sequence ATGTCCAAGCGAATTGCTTATGTAACAGGTGGAATGGGTGGCATTGGGACCCCAATTTGTACTCGTCTTTGCAAAGATGGTTACACTGTGGTCGCTGGCTGTGGTCCAAATTCGACGCGCAAAGATCGTTGGTTGGCTGAAATGCGCAGCAAAGGTTTTGATATTCACGCATCTGAAGGCAATGTTTCTGATTGGGAGTCGACCAAAGCCGCTTTCGAAAAAGTTAAAGCTGAGATTGGTGAAGTCGATATTCTGGTGAATAACGCTGGTATTACGCGTGACGGGCAGTTCCGGAAGATGTCTAAGTCTGACTGGGACGCGGTCATTGATACCAATCTGAACTCCCTGTTCAATGTGACTAAACAGGTTATCGATGGGATGGCCGACCGGGGTTTTGGACGGATCATTAATATTTCATCGGTGAATGGGCAAAAAGGCCAGTTTGGTCAGACTAACTACTCGACTGCTAAAGCCGGTATTCACGGTTTTACTATGGCGTTGGCGCAAGAAGTCGCGACTAAGGGCGTTACCGTGAATACCGTATCGCCTGGTTATGTCGGTACTGATATGGTGCGATCAATTCGTCCTGAGGTTCTTGAAAAAATCATTTCAGGTATTCCAGTCAAGCGTTTAGGCGAGCCAGAAGAAATCGCTTCGATTATTGCCTGGATTGCTTCGGAAGAAGGCGGTTATGCTACTGGTTCGGATTTCTCCCTGAATGGTGGTCTGCATATGGGGTAA
- the rimO gene encoding 30S ribosomal protein S12 methylthiotransferase RimO — protein MSNVTPAAPPAAPKVGFVSLGCPKALVDSEQILTQLRAEGYETAKSYDGADLVIVNTCGFIDAAVQESLDAIGEALSENGKVIVTGCLGAKKDAAGDDIITKIHPKVLEVTGPHALAEVMFAVHKHLPKPHAPFFDLVPSQGVKLTPKHFAYLKISEGCNHRCSFCIIPSMRGDLVSRPIADIMLEAENLFKAGVKELLVISQDTSAYGVDVKFRMGFWNGKPVKTHMTQLVTALGDLASQYGAWVRLHYVYPYPHVDRIIPLMAEGKILPYLDVPLQHAHPDVLKRMKRPANGEKNIERIQAWRAMCPDITIRSTFIAGFPGETEAEFEYLLDFLKEVEIDRLGCFAYSPVEGATANDIANPVPEELREERRGRVMLLQEEISKKRLQAKVGKTMRVLIDAIDRSGGVGRSSADAPEIDGVVYVKPPFEPHKKLVIGEFVDVTITAADSHDLWGAA, from the coding sequence ATGTCAAATGTTACTCCAGCAGCCCCTCCGGCCGCCCCTAAAGTTGGTTTCGTCTCCCTCGGATGCCCGAAGGCTCTAGTCGACTCCGAGCAAATCCTTACCCAATTACGTGCTGAAGGCTACGAGACTGCCAAGTCATACGATGGTGCCGATCTCGTAATCGTAAATACTTGCGGCTTTATCGACGCCGCTGTGCAAGAGTCTCTGGACGCTATCGGTGAAGCTCTCAGCGAAAATGGCAAGGTGATTGTCACTGGTTGTTTAGGGGCGAAGAAAGATGCGGCTGGTGACGATATCATCACCAAAATCCATCCGAAGGTTCTGGAAGTTACCGGTCCTCATGCGCTGGCTGAAGTGATGTTTGCAGTACATAAGCATTTGCCAAAGCCGCACGCACCATTCTTTGATTTAGTCCCATCGCAAGGCGTGAAGCTGACGCCGAAACATTTTGCGTATCTGAAAATCTCTGAAGGCTGTAATCATCGTTGTAGTTTTTGCATTATTCCATCGATGCGCGGTGATCTGGTATCGCGCCCAATCGCCGATATTATGTTGGAAGCAGAAAATCTTTTCAAAGCCGGTGTCAAAGAATTATTGGTTATTTCACAAGATACAAGCGCCTATGGTGTCGATGTTAAATTCCGCATGGGTTTTTGGAATGGTAAACCGGTCAAAACCCACATGACGCAGTTAGTGACGGCTTTGGGCGATTTGGCTAGCCAATACGGTGCATGGGTACGTTTGCATTATGTCTATCCATATCCACATGTCGACCGAATCATTCCGCTGATGGCAGAAGGAAAAATCTTGCCATATCTGGACGTGCCATTGCAGCATGCGCACCCAGATGTATTGAAGCGGATGAAGCGTCCTGCTAATGGCGAAAAAAATATCGAGCGTATCCAGGCCTGGCGTGCCATGTGTCCCGATATCACTATTCGATCGACGTTCATCGCAGGCTTCCCCGGTGAAACCGAAGCAGAGTTTGAATATTTGCTGGATTTCTTGAAAGAAGTTGAGATTGATCGTCTGGGCTGCTTTGCTTATTCGCCGGTTGAGGGAGCAACGGCTAACGATATCGCTAATCCTGTGCCGGAAGAATTGCGCGAAGAGCGGCGTGGTCGCGTTATGTTGTTGCAGGAAGAAATTTCCAAGAAACGCCTGCAAGCCAAAGTGGGCAAAACCATGCGCGTATTGATCGATGCGATTGATCGTAGCGGTGGTGTTGGCCGCTCCAGTGCCGATGCGCCGGAAATCGACGGCGTGGTGTATGTTAAGCCGCCGTTCGAACCACATAAAAAATTAGTCATTGGTGAGTTTGTCGACGTCACCATCACCGCTGCAGATTCTCATGATTTATGGGGAGCTGCATGA
- a CDS encoding outer membrane protein assembly factor BamD yields MQKKLSTLAAVAFALSLSACGLLPDKVDETANWSAPKLYSEAKDEMSSGGYDKAISLFEKLESRYPFGTYAQQAQMDIAYAHYRQGEQPEALASIDRFIKLHPNHPNVDYMYYLRGLVNFNDKVSIFDFLSKEDASERDPKAARDAFDAFKQVVQRFPDSTYAPDSLVRMKYLVNAMAQYDVHVANYYFRRGAYIAAATRAQSAVQEYRDAPAVEEALYIMVRSYDALGMKELRDDAARVLQKNYPNSVYYKGGPAKKRTWWKIWETNPT; encoded by the coding sequence ATGCAAAAAAAACTCTCCACACTAGCTGCTGTCGCATTCGCTCTCTCATTATCGGCATGTGGCCTATTGCCCGACAAGGTCGATGAAACCGCAAACTGGTCTGCGCCCAAATTATACTCGGAGGCCAAGGATGAAATGAGTAGTGGTGGTTACGATAAGGCAATTTCATTATTTGAGAAGCTTGAATCACGCTATCCATTCGGTACCTACGCCCAGCAAGCACAGATGGATATTGCCTATGCGCATTATCGTCAAGGTGAGCAACCTGAGGCGCTTGCATCTATCGATCGCTTCATTAAATTGCATCCAAATCATCCAAACGTAGACTATATGTACTACCTTCGTGGTCTGGTCAACTTCAATGACAAGGTCAGCATATTCGATTTTCTGTCGAAAGAAGACGCTTCTGAACGCGATCCAAAGGCCGCCCGCGATGCTTTTGACGCCTTCAAGCAAGTTGTTCAGCGCTTCCCGGACAGTACTTATGCACCAGATTCGCTGGTTCGCATGAAATATCTAGTCAATGCGATGGCGCAATATGATGTCCACGTAGCGAACTATTATTTCCGCCGTGGTGCTTATATCGCTGCTGCAACAAGGGCACAAAGTGCCGTTCAGGAATATCGCGACGCGCCTGCCGTCGAAGAAGCTCTATACATCATGGTGCGCTCTTATGATGCGTTGGGTATGAAAGAATTACGGGACGATGCAGCACGCGTTCTGCAAAAAAACTACCCGAATAGTGTTTATTACAAAGGTGGCCCCGCTAAAAAACGTACTTGGTGGAAAATCTGGGAAACAAACCCTACCTAA
- a CDS encoding GNAT family N-acetyltransferase produces MTSDINKPAFSVRRMSAEDVPALLQIQMACYPPSMTEPEAVILMRLQSSQQTCWLLEHDDTPSAYLFSYPSHRGMVTALNATFEVASNPDCLYLHDLAVSPRLRGQRAGQALVKTALAYARSAGLGSSALVAVQQSQPFWMAFGYSPHHNLSTEASKNLLSYQVTGFTNAIYMLQTLS; encoded by the coding sequence ATGACTTCTGACATCAACAAGCCAGCGTTCTCGGTACGGCGCATGTCTGCCGAGGACGTCCCGGCCTTGCTGCAAATCCAAATGGCGTGTTATCCGCCTTCCATGACGGAACCGGAAGCTGTTATTTTGATGCGATTGCAAAGCAGCCAGCAGACTTGCTGGTTGTTAGAGCACGATGACACGCCATCGGCCTATTTATTTAGCTATCCGTCGCACCGGGGGATGGTGACTGCGCTGAACGCGACATTCGAAGTAGCCTCAAATCCAGACTGCCTGTATCTGCATGACCTGGCAGTATCGCCGCGCTTGCGCGGACAGCGCGCCGGGCAAGCACTGGTAAAGACGGCGTTGGCATACGCCCGCAGCGCCGGACTTGGTTCGAGCGCTCTAGTAGCAGTTCAGCAATCCCAGCCTTTTTGGATGGCATTTGGCTATTCGCCCCATCACAACCTATCCACCGAAGCATCAAAAAATCTGCTGAGTTATCAGGTAACCGGCTTCACTAACGCTATTTATATGTTACAGACTCTAAGCTAA
- the serB gene encoding phosphoserine phosphatase SerB: MHLILQSLSPDSSAANAIATLSAASKITLISPTVWRCEDVIYSDDLKAQIDAACHAAQLDYAFVPPTRKLSDFKLLAMDMDSTLINIECIDEIADMYGLKPQVSEITEAAMRGELEFNESLLRRVALLKGLDASALQRVYDERLQLSPGAEKMLAAIQAAGIKTLLVSGGFTFFTDRIKARLSLDVTHANQLEIVDGKLTGKVIGGIVNADEKQRTVERVCAELGITAQQTIVMGDGANDLKMMGIAGLSVAFRAKPVVRAQANLALNFVGLDGILPILA; encoded by the coding sequence ATGCATCTCATCCTCCAAAGCCTTAGCCCAGACAGCTCCGCCGCCAACGCAATCGCCACCTTGTCAGCCGCAAGCAAAATTACGCTCATCTCGCCAACAGTCTGGCGCTGCGAGGATGTCATTTATTCGGATGACCTGAAGGCGCAGATTGATGCAGCCTGTCATGCGGCGCAACTGGACTATGCCTTCGTGCCGCCCACGCGCAAATTGTCTGATTTCAAGCTGTTAGCAATGGATATGGATTCAACTCTGATCAACATCGAATGCATCGATGAAATCGCGGATATGTACGGCCTCAAACCGCAGGTATCGGAAATCACTGAAGCCGCGATGCGAGGTGAGTTGGAATTTAACGAGAGTTTGCTGCGTCGGGTAGCTTTGCTAAAAGGTTTGGATGCGTCCGCTTTGCAGCGTGTCTATGACGAACGCTTACAGCTTTCGCCCGGCGCTGAAAAAATGCTGGCCGCAATTCAGGCAGCTGGCATCAAGACCCTTTTGGTTTCGGGCGGTTTTACTTTTTTTACCGATCGCATAAAGGCCCGCCTGAGCCTTGATGTCACCCACGCCAATCAATTGGAAATCGTCGACGGCAAACTGACGGGCAAAGTGATCGGTGGCATTGTGAATGCAGATGAAAAACAACGCACCGTAGAACGTGTTTGTGCCGAGCTAGGCATTACTGCGCAGCAGACCATCGTCATGGGCGACGGTGCGAATGACTTGAAGATGATGGGTATCGCCGGTCTCTCCGTGGCTTTTCGTGCTAAGCCGGTCGTCCGCGCGCAAGCAAATCTGGCCTTGAATTTTGTCGGATTAGACGGCATCTTGCCAATATTGGCCTGA
- a CDS encoding RluA family pseudouridine synthase, whose product MGLAVTSFTKPNLAENPTETEFEADIDDSEEIEVAVNSAAPIVLELTPEVCGTRLDKVISSQIPQYSRSRIQQWMEAGHVSVDGKVATTKMIAFGDETVIVLPQPAPDEHAYTPESMALAVVYEDDDIIVIDKPAGLVVHPAAGNWSGTLLNGLLFRWPELGGVPRAGIVHRLDKDTSGLMVVAKTLESQTDLVRQLAARTVQRQYLALVWGTPQLNGTIDAAMARHPRDRIKMAVSESLTAKTAVTHYERLQSGVLDGRPVSLMRCRLETGRTHQIRVHMLSIGFALVGDTLYGKQHLMPAFPRQALQATRLGLQHPSTGEHCEWFTPLPPDFADLITRAGISAPE is encoded by the coding sequence ATGGGACTTGCAGTGACGTCATTTACAAAGCCAAATTTGGCTGAAAACCCTACGGAAACAGAATTTGAAGCCGATATCGATGATAGCGAAGAAATTGAGGTAGCGGTAAATAGCGCTGCCCCAATTGTGCTGGAATTGACGCCGGAGGTGTGCGGAACCCGACTCGACAAGGTAATTTCGAGTCAAATTCCCCAATATTCCCGTAGTCGCATCCAGCAATGGATGGAAGCGGGGCACGTTAGCGTCGATGGCAAGGTTGCCACGACTAAAATGATTGCCTTTGGCGATGAGACGGTGATTGTCTTGCCGCAACCAGCGCCGGATGAACACGCGTACACGCCGGAATCCATGGCGCTTGCAGTGGTGTATGAGGATGACGATATTATCGTCATCGATAAACCGGCCGGATTGGTGGTGCATCCTGCCGCCGGTAACTGGTCGGGAACGCTGTTAAACGGTCTGCTATTTCGCTGGCCTGAGTTGGGTGGCGTGCCACGGGCCGGAATTGTTCATCGATTGGATAAAGATACTAGCGGGTTGATGGTGGTGGCGAAGACGTTAGAGTCGCAGACTGATCTGGTCCGCCAACTGGCTGCGCGGACCGTGCAGCGGCAATACTTGGCGCTGGTGTGGGGTACGCCACAACTAAACGGGACGATCGATGCTGCGATGGCGCGTCATCCACGCGATCGGATCAAGATGGCCGTATCAGAAAGTCTGACTGCTAAAACAGCGGTGACACATTATGAGCGGTTGCAAAGCGGCGTATTGGATGGCCGTCCGGTAAGTCTGATGCGTTGTCGCCTGGAAACTGGCCGAACCCATCAAATTCGCGTGCATATGTTGTCGATTGGTTTCGCTTTGGTGGGGGATACGTTATACGGCAAGCAGCATCTGATGCCAGCGTTTCCGCGCCAGGCTTTGCAGGCGACACGTCTGGGCTTGCAGCATCCATCGACCGGTGAACATTGTGAGTGGTTCACACCGCTGCCGCCGGACTTTGCCGACTTGATCACACGTGCCGGTATTTCTGCGCCAGAGTAA
- the phaC gene encoding class I poly(R)-hydroxyalkanoic acid synthase produces MNTPKFPHFDPASLSQASQQMLEQFSKNLPLNFPSNFPADMAQMGDPNKWLSWFQPPGAASFGAAGIPDGALNDLGIKLEPAILQKLQTEYTEKLTALWQDALAARTPALADKRFNGAAWLANPMHAFNAAVYLLNGHYLTALVDAVDAPAKTRRKIGFAIQQMVDAMSPSNFLATNPVAQQLVVDTKGESLTRGMTHLLADMQKRKISQTDEGAFEIGKDVATTAGAVVFENALFQLIQYTPLTKTVHQRPLLIVPPCINKFYIMDLQPQNSLVRYAVEQGNTVFLISWSNADESLAKTTWDQYIEEGAVKALHVAQEISGQDKVNALGFCVGGTILSSALAVMYARGEKPVASLTLLTALLDFTDTGVLDVYIDDAQIKMREKAIGNGGLMPGRDFASAFSSLRPNDLVWNYVESNYLKGEEPTAFDLLYWNADSTNLPGPMFCYYLRHMYLENALKEPGKLTVAGEKLDLGKIAAPTFIFASREDHIVPWTSAYASTTLLNPKHADRNRFVLGASGHIAGVINPPSKNKRSYWTNAKSDVTAEEWMDGATEHPGSWWTEWSGFLAEHGGKQVAAPRKPGNTTYKLIEPAPGRYVKVRAE; encoded by the coding sequence ATGAATACTCCCAAATTTCCTCATTTCGACCCCGCATCGTTATCGCAAGCGTCACAGCAAATGTTGGAGCAGTTTTCTAAAAATTTGCCGCTAAATTTTCCAAGTAATTTTCCAGCGGACATGGCGCAGATGGGCGATCCCAATAAGTGGTTGTCGTGGTTTCAGCCTCCTGGCGCAGCATCGTTCGGCGCTGCTGGCATTCCGGATGGCGCTTTGAATGACCTTGGTATCAAGCTTGAACCGGCAATACTGCAAAAATTACAAACCGAATACACAGAGAAACTTACCGCATTGTGGCAAGACGCATTGGCGGCTCGCACGCCAGCGCTCGCGGATAAACGTTTTAATGGGGCGGCGTGGCTGGCTAATCCGATGCACGCATTTAATGCTGCCGTGTATTTGCTGAATGGTCACTATTTGACCGCGCTGGTCGATGCAGTCGATGCGCCAGCAAAAACCAGGCGCAAAATTGGCTTTGCGATACAGCAAATGGTTGACGCTATGTCGCCTAGCAATTTCCTGGCAACCAACCCGGTTGCGCAGCAATTGGTTGTCGATACCAAGGGTGAGAGCTTAACCCGCGGGATGACGCACTTGCTTGCCGATATGCAAAAACGCAAAATATCTCAGACTGATGAGGGTGCGTTTGAAATTGGTAAAGATGTTGCCACGACCGCAGGTGCGGTGGTTTTCGAGAATGCTTTATTTCAATTAATACAGTACACGCCGTTGACCAAGACTGTGCATCAGCGGCCTTTGCTGATCGTGCCGCCATGTATCAATAAGTTTTACATCATGGATTTGCAACCGCAAAATTCGCTGGTGCGGTATGCCGTCGAACAAGGCAATACGGTGTTTTTGATTTCCTGGAGCAATGCGGATGAGTCGCTCGCGAAAACAACTTGGGATCAATACATCGAAGAGGGCGCCGTAAAGGCCCTGCACGTTGCGCAAGAAATTTCAGGTCAGGATAAAGTCAACGCATTGGGCTTTTGTGTTGGCGGTACGATATTGTCATCGGCGCTGGCGGTCATGTATGCACGCGGTGAAAAGCCGGTTGCCAGTCTGACCCTGTTGACAGCATTACTTGATTTCACCGATACCGGCGTTCTCGACGTTTATATCGATGATGCACAAATCAAGATGCGTGAGAAAGCAATCGGCAATGGCGGCTTAATGCCGGGCCGCGATTTTGCTTCGGCGTTTTCTAGTTTGCGTCCGAACGATCTGGTTTGGAATTATGTTGAATCGAATTATCTAAAAGGCGAGGAGCCGACCGCCTTTGATTTGTTGTACTGGAATGCGGATAGTACTAATTTACCTGGCCCGATGTTTTGTTATTATCTGCGTCACATGTATTTAGAAAATGCGCTGAAGGAGCCTGGCAAATTGACGGTGGCGGGTGAGAAATTAGATCTAGGGAAAATTGCTGCGCCGACATTTATCTTTGCCTCGCGTGAAGACCATATCGTGCCATGGACGTCGGCGTACGCATCGACGACTTTACTGAATCCTAAACACGCTGACCGCAATCGTTTTGTTCTTGGTGCATCAGGCCATATTGCAGGTGTGATTAATCCGCCGAGCAAAAATAAGCGTAGTTATTGGACCAACGCAAAGTCTGATGTTACTGCCGAAGAGTGGATGGACGGCGCGACTGAACATCCAGGCAGCTGGTGGACCGAGTGGTCTGGCTTTCTGGCGGAACACGGTGGCAAACAAGTCGCAGCACCACGCAAGCCGGGAAATACAACCTATAAATTAATTGAGCCTGCGCCAGGACGTTACGTCAAAGTAAGGGCGGAGTAA
- the pgeF gene encoding peptidoglycan editing factor PgeF: protein MNLIIPDWIDAPSHVGALVTTRQGGVSQSPYDDGSGGSGLNLGAHVGDALSDVERNRALLLPFVPTAPIWMTQVHGINVVDAAAVESGVEADAAISTQSGVVCVVQTADCLPVLFCDVDGRVVGAAHAGWRGLVGGVLESTVARMRDAGAGEIMAWLGPAIGSQQFEVGTDVLTAFMAAARARQASEDILQQTESAFVPIAARSGKYLADIYSLARIALQEAGVQRVYGGGFCTVSDQRFYSFRRQQVTGRMASLIWLK from the coding sequence ATGAATCTTATTATTCCCGACTGGATCGACGCACCTTCTCATGTCGGTGCTTTGGTAACTACCCGACAAGGCGGTGTTAGTCAGTCTCCTTACGATGATGGAAGCGGCGGCAGTGGCCTAAATCTCGGTGCGCACGTGGGTGACGCGCTCTCAGACGTAGAGCGCAACAGGGCGTTGTTGTTGCCATTTGTACCGACTGCGCCAATATGGATGACCCAGGTGCACGGCATTAATGTTGTAGATGCTGCTGCTGTGGAGAGCGGGGTTGAGGCGGATGCTGCAATCTCAACTCAGTCGGGAGTCGTTTGTGTGGTGCAGACCGCAGATTGTTTGCCGGTATTGTTTTGCGATGTGGATGGTCGGGTAGTTGGCGCTGCGCACGCCGGTTGGCGTGGTTTAGTCGGCGGTGTACTGGAAAGTACGGTCGCTCGCATGCGTGACGCAGGGGCTGGAGAGATTATGGCGTGGCTTGGCCCTGCTATCGGTTCGCAACAATTTGAGGTGGGCACTGACGTGTTGACCGCGTTCATGGCTGCTGCGCGGGCGCGGCAAGCATCGGAAGATATTCTGCAACAAACTGAGTCCGCATTTGTGCCGATTGCTGCGCGCTCAGGCAAATATCTGGCGGATATCTACAGCCTGGCGCGGATCGCGTTACAAGAGGCTGGCGTGCAGCGCGTTTATGGTGGCGGTTTTTGTACCGTCAGCGATCAGCGGTTTTATTCTTTCCGACGCCAGCAGGTGACCGGTCGGATGGCTTCATTGATCTGGCTAAAATAA
- a CDS encoding cystathionine beta-lyase, protein MTKKSPQTSLIHSEYSAPAGFGAFTVPIHHASTVLFKDVASMRARNWLDKSAYNYGLHGTPTTFTLEARLAQIEGGEYCRLAPSGLAAITLVDFAFLKSGDDVLVPDNVYGSNRVLSDWLSTNFGITSRYYDPMIGAGIADLIQANTKLIWTEAPGSVSMEIPDIPAICAAAHARGVLVALDNTWSAGLAFRAFDHGVDIVMQALTKYQSGGSDVLMGAVITRDPALAKLVETAFNNLGLGVGMDDVYLVLRSLPTMKLRFEAHDASARIVASWFKNRPEITRMLHPAFSDCPGHEIWKRDFTGAAGLFSVLFDKRYSEEQTDRFVDSLKLFKIGFSWGGSNSLAVPYRMQNMRKDWKDQGILVRFNIGLEDTQDLIADIEQALSRL, encoded by the coding sequence ATGACCAAAAAATCGCCGCAAACCTCCTTAATCCATAGTGAATATAGTGCTCCAGCAGGCTTTGGTGCATTTACCGTGCCTATCCATCATGCATCGACTGTATTGTTTAAGGATGTGGCCTCGATGCGTGCGCGTAATTGGCTCGATAAGAGTGCGTATAACTATGGTTTGCACGGAACCCCGACCACTTTCACGCTAGAAGCGCGGTTGGCCCAGATTGAGGGCGGCGAGTATTGCCGTCTCGCCCCCAGTGGTTTAGCTGCGATCACATTGGTGGACTTTGCATTTTTAAAGAGTGGCGACGATGTGCTGGTGCCGGACAATGTATATGGTTCAAATCGGGTATTGAGCGATTGGTTGTCGACTAATTTTGGGATTACTTCGCGTTATTACGATCCGATGATCGGTGCTGGAATTGCTGATTTGATCCAAGCGAATACTAAACTTATCTGGACCGAAGCGCCGGGATCTGTGTCGATGGAGATACCGGATATTCCTGCAATTTGTGCTGCTGCGCATGCACGCGGCGTATTGGTGGCGCTGGATAATACCTGGTCGGCGGGATTGGCGTTTCGTGCTTTCGACCATGGCGTTGATATCGTCATGCAGGCACTGACAAAATATCAATCGGGTGGCTCAGATGTGCTGATGGGCGCTGTTATTACACGCGATCCTGCATTGGCCAAGTTGGTAGAAACGGCTTTCAATAATCTGGGCTTGGGCGTCGGCATGGATGACGTCTATCTCGTCTTACGCAGTTTGCCGACGATGAAACTGCGTTTTGAAGCGCACGATGCCAGTGCCCGTATTGTGGCCAGCTGGTTTAAAAATCGGCCTGAAATTACGCGAATGTTGCATCCGGCTTTTTCAGATTGCCCCGGCCATGAAATATGGAAGCGCGACTTTACGGGCGCCGCAGGTTTGTTCTCTGTATTGTTTGATAAACGCTATTCTGAAGAGCAAACCGATCGCTTTGTCGATAGCCTGAAACTCTTTAAGATTGGTTTTAGCTGGGGTGGTTCGAACAGTCTGGCCGTGCCATATCGTATGCAGAACATGCGGAAAGATTGGAAAGATCAGGGTATTTTGGTGCGTTTCAATATTGGACTGGAAGATACTCAGGATCTGATCGCCGATATTGAGCAGGCGTTATCGCGGTTGTAA
- the phaR gene encoding polyhydroxyalkanoate synthesis repressor PhaR, whose protein sequence is MTTTKKISVRLIKKYPNRRLYDTQTSSYITLTDVKQLVLDNEDFAVIDAKSDEDLTRSILLQIILEEESNGTPMFSSAALSQIIRYYGHAMQGMMGSYLEKNIQAFIDIQNKLTENSKGFYEGKPFSPEMWAQFMNVQGPMMQGMMSNYIEQSKTLFVQMQEKMQNQSKNMFGTFPFVPPVVEKDKK, encoded by the coding sequence ATGACTACTACAAAAAAAATTTCGGTGCGCTTGATAAAAAAATATCCAAATCGTCGCCTATACGATACGCAAACCAGTTCTTACATCACATTGACTGATGTAAAGCAATTAGTTCTCGATAACGAAGATTTTGCAGTAATCGATGCAAAGAGCGATGAAGATTTGACGCGTAGTATTTTGCTGCAAATTATCCTGGAAGAAGAATCTAACGGCACGCCGATGTTTTCCAGCGCGGCGTTATCTCAAATTATTCGTTATTACGGCCATGCGATGCAGGGCATGATGGGATCGTATCTGGAAAAAAATATTCAGGCGTTCATTGATATTCAAAACAAACTCACTGAAAACTCAAAAGGTTTTTATGAGGGAAAACCGTTTAGCCCTGAGATGTGGGCACAGTTTATGAATGTTCAGGGGCCAATGATGCAAGGCATGATGAGTAATTACATTGAGCAAAGCAAAACCCTGTTTGTACAAATGCAGGAGAAAATGCAAAATCAAAGTAAAAATATGTTTGGTACGTTTCCTTTCGTGCCCCCGGTAGTAGAAAAAGACAAAAAATAA